Proteins co-encoded in one Lasioglossum baleicum chromosome 3, iyLasBale1, whole genome shotgun sequence genomic window:
- the LOC143207170 gene encoding putative glutamate receptor — translation MRFSILYLNLVYFGVRLSIADRIKPELYIPLIKHMRSYCFTSAVILVEPCRDDKFFDVFDSKYVTHVWTSMLGRSNIASLTVSHSQMHLLSRYYENTVRPMIIVVIPGPHSFNQFSNITRTFKMSFPAWLVMFMPYPRNNLTTVDYCHEPVGNPFHLSFNTEMFVMCPGDDTVYEWYSIDGQRTEIFKIAKWDINTPGDFKLFTTASLYERRNDLKGIVLRGVLVPSSTLLTIHNNEIGGFLGNIVGELERALNFTVKPVARHTEYGSFNTTTKRWGGAMGIIVSGKADIGIGDFSMINDRLNYVDFSTPIMTVRQSMYFKEPEIFAVKWSAYYKAFSFAVWVATFLTGFVTLIVTTFIICKLCSCPALEVIHKECLRIWGILCLQGMTDFPRNSSLRLAYISLFVASIVANAGYSASLICFLTAHIRDVPFRSLDEFIKDGTYSVITSRGSANYDIIVRSGDSVSKTITKLMKPKEDLPLFPQDGFNEICNNDKLGFYIGFSTDMQRKSQSIYMPCNLLSIYDGRVDSLAMVLSKDNQFTTVLNYHLQKLLSSGVLNRDKYETGFKRDTGYQPVSFGSIISVLMIFILGTAIALLVLAGEVCYNKYRHRERSDHQSIEQ, via the exons ATGAGATTTTCAATTCTATATTTGAATCTCGTTTATTTCGGTGTTCGTTTATCGATCGCTGATCGCATTAAACCGGAATTATACATTCCACTAATAAAACACATGCGCAGCTACTGTTTCACTTCCGCTGTCATTCTAGTAGAACCTTGTAGAGACGACAAATTCTTCGACG TTTTCGATTCAAAGTACGTGACACACGTGTGGACGAGCATGCTCGGACGAAGCAACATCGCTTCCTTGACCGTCTCTCACAGTCAAATGCACTTATTGTCGAGATACTACGAGAACACTGTTCGACCGATGATCATTGTTGTGATACCTGGACCGCACTCGTTCAACCAGTTCTCCAACATCACGAGGACCTTCAAGATGTCCTTTCCCGCTTGGCTCGTGATGTTCATGCCGTATCCACGGAACAACCTGACTACCGTTGACTACTGTCATGAACCTGTGGGAAATCCATTTCACCTGTCGTTCAACACTGAAATGTTCGTCATGTGTCCTGGAGATGACACTGTGTACGAATGGTACTCTATAGACGGTCAGAGAACGGAAATTTTCAAGATAGCTAAGTGGGATATAAACACGCCTGGGGATTTCAAACTGTTCACAACAGCGAGTTTATACGAGAGAAGGAACGATCTAAAGGGCATTGTTTTGCGAGGAGTTCTTGTCCCG TCCTCGACACTGCTCACAATCCACAATAACGAAATAGGTGGATTTCTCGGCAACATTGTTGGAGAGCTCGAGAGAGCGTTAAACTTCACTGTCAAACCCGTAGCCAGGCATACGGAGTACGGATCCTTTAATACGACGACAAAACGCTGGGGCGGAGCGATGGGAATAATTGTTTCAGGGAAGGCAGACATCGGTATAggcgatttttcgatgatcaaTGACAGACTCAATTACGTGGATTTCTCGACACCCATAATGACCGTCAGgcaaagtatgtatttcaaGGAACCGGAGATCTTCGCCGTGAAATGGTCCGCCTATTACAAG GCATTCAGCTTTGCAGTATGGGTCGCTACGTTCTTAACAGGATTTGTTACCTTGATCGTTACGAcatttataatatgtaaattgtgCTCGTGTCCTGCACTAGAAGTGATTCACAAGGAGTGCCTTCGAATTTGGGGCATTCTTTGCCTTCAAGGCATGACAG ATTTCCCACGGAACTCATCACTCAGATTGGCATATATAAGCTTATTTGTGGCATCGATTGTGGCAAACGCTGGCTATTCCGCGTCTTTGATATGCTTTTTGACAGCACATATCCGCGACGTACCGTTCCGATCACTCGACGAGTTTATCAAGGATGGCACGTATAGCGTAATCACATCAAGGGGATCTGCAAACTATGACATCATCGTT CGTTCGGGCGATTCTGTGTCAAAAACTATAACGAAATTAATGAAACCGAAAGAAGATTTGCCTTTATTTCCGCAAGACGGATTTAATGAG ATCTGTAATAATGATAAACTGGGATTCTACATCGGTTTCAGTACCGATATGCAAAGGAAATCGCAAAGCATTTATATGCCGTGCAACCTCCTCAGCATTTACGACGGTCGAGTGGATAGTTTAGCTATGGTTTTATCAAAGGACAACCAGTTTACTACAGTGTTGAATTATCA CCTGCAGAAACTGTTATCCTCCGGAGTGTTGAATCGCGACAAGTACGAGACAGGCTTTAAGCGGGACACGGGATATCAACCGGTCTCATTCGGCAGCATTATATCTGTATTGATGATATTCATCCTCGGCACTGCAATTGCGTTACTAGTACTGGCTGGGGAAGTATGCTACAATAAATACAGGCATCGAGAGAGGTCTGACCATCAATCCATCGAACAATAA
- the Ref(2)p gene encoding refractory to sigma P isoform X2: protein MSKLNHCKVVLQNDDGSAIETRRFDILAHDLNFESMCGKLKSIFPELRDKNFTVSFIDEEGDKIRMTSTEDLSIALEISEKMKRVDTPINEHYLLNRPIIRLHVKLNQKDKNTRFFQKEAIIHDNVICDGCNNNISGFRYKCMTCVDFDLCSQCEKLGLHAEHFMLRTLQPLDWSTRSRRYFHHYSDYIRKFLRTKNTNYCNREASCHESNKEKQPKGNAATNENIIEESLKKNITLVDLTVNEPLAFSDNTFVSHNDTVSAVSPLMEEWTMLDKTDISPASSVSSNLNESSENNLATAPVTTTATAPVTTTATVPVTIPKPTTATTSATAPVITPVTISAATSVITSATTSATATATTSETASAAARKAALHHLSALNHSRIYPALPKESRIHHPNPRIHNALVTMISMGFSNNGGVLTHLLETENGDINKVLDILEYGKT, encoded by the exons ATGTCCAAGTTAAATCATTGTAAAGTTGTTTTACAAAATGATGATGGCTCTGCTATAGAAACTCGAAGATTTGATATTCTGGCACATGATCTCAACTTTGAATCTATGTGTGGGAAATTAAAGAGTATATTTCCTGAATTACGGGACAAGAACTTCACAGTATCATTTATAG atgAAGAGGGCGATAAAATTAGGATGACGAGCACTGAAGACCTAAGTATTGCTCTAGAGATTTCTGAAAAGATGAAGAGAGTAGATACACCAATCAATGAACACTATCTATTAAATCGACCAATTATTAGACTTCACGTtaaattaaatcaaaaggaTAAGAATACACGATTTTTCCAGAAAGAGGCAATAATTCATGATAATGTTATATGCGACGGTTGTAATAACAACATAAGTGGTTTTCGATACAAATGTATGACATGTGTAGATTTTGACCTATGCTCTCAGTGTGAAAAATTAGGTTTGCATGCAGAGCATTTTATGTTACGCACGTTACAACCATTGGATTGGTCAACTCGAAGTCGCAGGTATTTCCACCATTACAGTGATTACATCAGAAAATTTCTCAGAACAAAGAATACGAATTATTGTAATAGAGAGGCATCGTGCCATGAAAGTAACAAGGAGAAACAACCCAAAGGAAATGCAGCAACAAACGAGAATATCATTGAGGAATctctgaaaaaaaatataacattaGTTGACCTAACTGTCAACGAGCCACTAGCCTTCTCTGATAATACATTTGTATCACATAATGATACTGTTTCAGCAGTGAGTCCACTAATGGAGGAATGGACAATGTTAGATAAAACTGACATCAGTCCTGCATCTTCAGTTTCGTCCAATTTAAATGAATCATCTGAAAATAAT TTAGCGACTGCACCAGTGACTACAACAGCAACTGCGCCAGTGA CTACAACAGCAACCGTGCCAGTGACTATACCAAAACCTACAACAGCAACTACATCAGCGACAGCACCAGTAATTACACCGGTAACTATATCAGCAGCGACATCAGTAATTACATCAGCAACTACGTCAGCAACTGCAACAGCAACTACATCAGAAACTGCATCAGCAGCAGCTAGGAAAGCAGCACTGCATCATTTGTCAGCATTGAATCATTCACGGATTTATCCTGCATTGCCAAAAGAGTCAAGAATACACCATCCAAATCCTAGAATTCATAATGCTCTCGTAACTATGATATCAATGGGATTCTCAAATAATGGAGGAGTGCTGACTCATTTGTTAGAAACTGAAAATGGAGATATTAATAAAGTTTTAGATATACTAGAGTACGGTAAGACATAA
- the Ref(2)p gene encoding refractory to sigma P isoform X1 — MSKLNHCKVVLQNDDGSAIETRRFDILAHDLNFESMCGKLKSIFPELRDKNFTVSFIDEEGDKIRMTSTEDLSIALEISEKMKRVDTPINEHYLLNRPIIRLHVKLNQKDKNTRFFQKEAIIHDNVICDGCNNNISGFRYKCMTCVDFDLCSQCEKLGLHAEHFMLRTLQPLDWSTRSRRYFHHYSDYIRKFLRTKNTNYCNREASCHESNKEKQPKGNAATNENIIEESLKKNITLVDLTVNEPLAFSDNTFVSHNDTVSAVSPLMEEWTMLDKTDISPASSVSSNLNESSENNLATAPVTTTATAPVTTTATVPVTIPKPTTATVPVTIPKPTTATTSATAPVITPVTISAATSVITSATTSATATATTSETASAAARKAALHHLSALNHSRIYPALPKESRIHHPNPRIHNALVTMISMGFSNNGGVLTHLLETENGDINKVLDILEYGKT; from the exons ATGTCCAAGTTAAATCATTGTAAAGTTGTTTTACAAAATGATGATGGCTCTGCTATAGAAACTCGAAGATTTGATATTCTGGCACATGATCTCAACTTTGAATCTATGTGTGGGAAATTAAAGAGTATATTTCCTGAATTACGGGACAAGAACTTCACAGTATCATTTATAG atgAAGAGGGCGATAAAATTAGGATGACGAGCACTGAAGACCTAAGTATTGCTCTAGAGATTTCTGAAAAGATGAAGAGAGTAGATACACCAATCAATGAACACTATCTATTAAATCGACCAATTATTAGACTTCACGTtaaattaaatcaaaaggaTAAGAATACACGATTTTTCCAGAAAGAGGCAATAATTCATGATAATGTTATATGCGACGGTTGTAATAACAACATAAGTGGTTTTCGATACAAATGTATGACATGTGTAGATTTTGACCTATGCTCTCAGTGTGAAAAATTAGGTTTGCATGCAGAGCATTTTATGTTACGCACGTTACAACCATTGGATTGGTCAACTCGAAGTCGCAGGTATTTCCACCATTACAGTGATTACATCAGAAAATTTCTCAGAACAAAGAATACGAATTATTGTAATAGAGAGGCATCGTGCCATGAAAGTAACAAGGAGAAACAACCCAAAGGAAATGCAGCAACAAACGAGAATATCATTGAGGAATctctgaaaaaaaatataacattaGTTGACCTAACTGTCAACGAGCCACTAGCCTTCTCTGATAATACATTTGTATCACATAATGATACTGTTTCAGCAGTGAGTCCACTAATGGAGGAATGGACAATGTTAGATAAAACTGACATCAGTCCTGCATCTTCAGTTTCGTCCAATTTAAATGAATCATCTGAAAATAAT TTAGCGACTGCACCAGTGACTACAACAGCAACTGCGCCAGTGACTACAACAGCAACCGTGCCAGTGACTATACCAAAACCTACAACAGCAACCGTGCCAGTGACTATACCAAAACCTACAACAGCAACTACATCAGCGACAGCACCAGTAATTACACCGGTAACTATATCAGCAGCGACATCAGTAATTACATCAGCAACTACGTCAGCAACTGCAACAGCAACTACATCAGAAACTGCATCAGCAGCAGCTAGGAAAGCAGCACTGCATCATTTGTCAGCATTGAATCATTCACGGATTTATCCTGCATTGCCAAAAGAGTCAAGAATACACCATCCAAATCCTAGAATTCATAATGCTCTCGTAACTATGATATCAATGGGATTCTCAAATAATGGAGGAGTGCTGACTCATTTGTTAGAAACTGAAAATGGAGATATTAATAAAGTTTTAGATATACTAGAGTACGGTAAGACATAA
- the Mrps29 gene encoding mitochondrial ribosomal protein S29, whose amino-acid sequence MLSVCAYSFVRGICIASGRRALATVSAPELQNIDTETFRTFESYPPNHVETHLRRVYTMPKDIEKLFQNGMPNEWKQQVKVFAEFGILIRRPAIEIISYLEQTDYSKPINKYVLYGKTGVGKTSTILHLVHYGLAKKYIMLFVPSINNWFKYPRTEVTESPLVPGKLDLPLHAGTWLNYFKHLNAPILSILDLKVSKDYVWSSRETTACGEPLLNMIEFGVQRVKFACGIIDALVNELKIASTEGKCRVLTVLDGFNTLTSDITALRDEKKLRIPPERISLTSTFLNSVDHNWCNGAAILSVDTKANANRRDSEYPRYLLGKEGFELLDPFLPVVVENYTYEEFNAIMEYYKDRKWIREISFDGQKELETLSNRNPLELWFRCKPL is encoded by the exons ATGTTATCCGTTTGTGCCT ATTCATTCGTCAGAGGAATATGCATCGCAAGCGGACGACGAGCACTGGCAACAGTTTCTGCTCCAGAATTACAAAATATAGACACTGAGACTTTTCGTACTTTTGAATCATACCCTCCAAATCATGTTGAGACCCATTTAAGAAGAGTGTATACAATGCCAAAAGATATAGAAAAGCTATTTCAAAATGGAATGCCAAACGAGTGGAAGCAACAAGTAAAAGTATTCGCAGAATTTggtattttaattagaagaccagcgattgaaattatatcatatttagaACAAACAGATTACTCGAAGCcgataaataaatatgttttat ATGGTAAAACTGGTGTAGGAAAAACATCAACAATATTGCATTTAGTTCACTATGGCCTCGCAAAGAAGTATATTATGCTATTCGTACCATCAA ttAACAATTGGTTTAAATATCCAAGAACTGAGGTTACTGAATCCCCACTTGTACCTGGCAAACTAGATCTTCCTTTGCATGCAGGGACATGGTTAAATTATTTCAAACATTTAAATGCGCCAATATTATCAATACTTGAC CTCAAAGTTTCTAAGGATTATGTATGGTCTTCACGAGAAACTACAGCATGTGGAGAACCGCTTTTAAATATGATTGAATTTGGGGTACAAAGAGTTAAGTTTGCTTGCGGTATTATTGATGCTCTTGTGAACGAACTTAAAATAGCCAGCACAGAAGGCAAATGTAGAGTGTTGACTGTCTTAGATGGTTTTAATACGCTTACCTCTGATATCACAGCACTTCGAGATGAAAAGAAATTACGTATACCACCAGAAAGAATATCACTGACCAGCacatttttaaatagcgtcGATCACAATTGGTGTAATGGTGCTGCAATATTGTCAGTGGATACAAAAGCAAATGCG AATCGGAGAGATTCTGAATATCCGAGGTATTTACTTGGTAAAGAAGGGTTTGAACTATTAGATCCTTTTCTTCCGGTTGTTGTTGAAAACTACACTTATGAAGAATTTAATGCCATTATGGAATATTATAAAGATAGAAAATGGATTAGAGAGATCAGCTTTGATGGACAAAAAGAATTAGAGACTTTGTCGAATAGAAATCCGCTAGAACTTTGGTTTCGTTGTAAAcctttatag
- the Tfiia-s gene encoding general transcription factor IIA subunit 2 yields the protein MSYQLYRNTTLGNTLQESLDELIQYGQITPQLAIKVLLQFDKAINQALATRVKSRLTFKAGRLNTYRFCDNVWTFMLNDVEFREVQELALVDKVKIVACDGKALDADAATKR from the exons ATGTCTTATCAATTATATCGAAATACAACATTAGGTAATACATTACAAGAAAGTCTCGATGAACTAATTCAG taTGGACAAATCACACCACAATTAGCAATTAAGGTGTTATTGCAATTTGATAAGGCAATCAATCAAGCGCTCGCGACCAGAGTTAAATCAAGACTTACATTCAAG GCAGGTAGACTAAATACATACAGATTTTGTGACAATGTGTGGACTTTCATGCTAAACGATGTTGAATTTCGAGAAGTTCAAGAACTCGCCCTAGTTGACAAAGTTAAAATTGTTGCCTGTGACGGAAAAG CATTGGATGCAGATGCTGCAACAAAACGATAA
- the S2p gene encoding membrane-bound transcription factor site-2 protease: MDGLSILITIGLIHCSLFFFDTIFKTCSHYPYIYFLKNSGLEIQVLRIKWMTTSLNRRIRKWGMTRSKFWSAWFNAGVIVTTILLPLSIIAILKMTFNIWMSGPSLDNNNSDSDFTLKPMFPGVNMPLSEYGYFIVTLVLCCIVHELGHALAAAREGVQLFGVGILLIFIIPVAFVYLSMVQLRTLPLKNQLRVTCAGVWHNIVLATIAAVILMSSTLLWAPFYLYGNGVYIKTILPNSSLLGSAGLLEQDIVYKINDCYVKHSEDWTDCILNTTNQPAVGYCVKQSLIQEYDESIPSRQKTNGAVNCCTSDSEASGSLCFEYIEGPQAAPLHLPPHSCLPVRTITNQSQNYCHASNQCVFHDTHCLKPSLDNVSKIVQIRRREGKDVLFFGHPADIYHTVDISDWIPKYSFMNPKLPETVVKLCKYITMFSAGMAVVNILPCFFLDGQYIIDVFVSYLLKYTRRNKRVKQPIVITIKSIGTLLLTINILYSIITKLL, encoded by the exons ATGGATGGTTTAAGTATACTAATCACAATAGGtctcattcactgttcgttatTCTTTTTTGACACAATTTTTAAG ACATGCTCACATTACCCATACATCTACTTTTTGAAGAACAGCGGATTAGAAATACAAGTTTTGAGAATAAAATGGATGACAACATCGTTGAATCGTAGAATAAGAAAATGGGGAATGACACGCTCCAAATTTTGGAGCGCTTGGTTCAATGCAGGGGTTATTGTTACTACTATCCTGCTACCCCTATCCATAATAGCAATCTTAAAGATGACTTTCAATATATGGATGAGTGGTCCGTCActtgataataataatagtgaTTCTGATTTTACCTTAAAACCAAtg TTTCCTGGTGTAAATATGCCCCTTAGCGAGTATGgatattttattgttacattagtACTATGTTGCATTGTACATGAATTAGGACATGCATTGGCTGCGGCAAGGGAAGGCGTTCAACTATTTGGTGTGGGAATACTGCTTATTTTCATAATACCTGTGGCTTTTGTCTACTTGAGTATGGTGCAGCTTCGTACGTTACCATTGAAGAATCAATTACGAGTTACTTGTGCAGGTGTTTGGCATAACATTGTACTTGCAACGATAGCTGCAGTTATTCTGATGTCCTCTACATTGCTATGGGCACCTTTTTATTTATATGGAAATGGAGTGTATATAAAAACTATTCTACCT AATTCTTCTTTACTGGGTTCAGCGGGACTTTTAGAGCAGGATatagtatataaaattaatgattGCTATGTAAAACATAGCGAGGACTGGACcgattgcattttaaacacaaCAAATCAACCTGCTGTTGGATATTGTGTTAAACAATCACTTATTCAG GAGTACGATGAGTCAATTCCATCTAGGCAAAAAACTAATGGTGCTGTAAATTGTTGTACATCAGACAGCGAAGCTAGTGGAAGTTTGTGTTTCGAATACATCGAGGGCCCGCAAGCAGCCCCTCTTCACTTACCTCCACATTCTTGTCTTCCAGTTAGAACCATAACTAATCAATCACAAAATTATTGTCATGCAAGTAATCAATGTGTGTTTCATGATACTCATTGTCTGAAGCCTTCCCTTGATAATGTTAGTAAG ATTGTTCAAATACGAAGAAGAGAAGGAAAGGATGTTCTATTTTTTGGTCATCCAGCAGATATATATCACACAGTTGATATATCTGATTGGATACCTAAATATTCATTTATGAACCCTAAATTGCCAGAAACTGTGGTGAAACTTTGTAAATATATTACTATGTTCTCCGCAGGAATGGCAGTTGTTAATATTTTGCCTTGTTTCTTCTTGGACGGGCAGTACATTATCGATGTATTTGTATCGTATTTATTAAAGTATACACGACGAAATAAACGTGTTAAACAACCAATTGTAATAACGATAAAAAGCATAGGAACATTGCTCCTTACTATTAATATCTTGTATTCAATTATaactaaattattataa